The proteins below are encoded in one region of Gadus macrocephalus chromosome 14, ASM3116895v1:
- the dmxl2 gene encoding dmX-like protein 2 isoform X2: protein MHLHQVLTGAVNPGDCCYSVGSVNDIPFTAYGSGCDIVILASDFECVQIIPGAQHGNIQVGCVECSHQLGRIAASYGNTVCIFEPIATNPNKHHKQLNYQWQKTGQFLLDAITYNLAWDPQGNRILAAAERLQLWAPPLADALIEEEDGQTTDDKVHPVLNDWKCIWQCKTAASVHIAKWSPDGEYFATVGKDDCLLKVWYASTGWRSAVVAQDPPDKKGPSVHFSFVYLAHPRSVTGMSWRKTSKYMPKGSVCNVLLSSCEDGVCRLWSETLLPEDTLLGGQISENTHTFSSTLPGNKDKIQHALESIHHLKHLRRGRRRSSALVAHTELPSQMGAPDTHTHRHIAHHANALCHFHISASINPNTDLPAVLADAAVFNPDDGSGSGGFVVHWLNNKDLSFTSSTDLFMLQLRKLSEQQLEQTTDDPLDAPDGSPLKFDFDLDDMSDKASSEQGEEGELGEQGSNKASSPGSGSSMPLPSMLLERKMETLTLEWNRSPDMLFTIHPSDGSFLVWHVKYLDEFIQGIFRQVQVSFSSRIPVAFPTGDANSLSKNILMYSCTLPEGDCISLGDPGRRPRHISHSASAALDSATLDPFLAPGPGIGPAVMMVSKHVDGSLNQWGVTFAERSAFSNVLTVSHKFRYCGHRFHLNDQACHTVLPLLLTSSHHNALLTPPSAPSSLEGEQPLALPLPKGRSRTQLRNAATRTFHDPNAIYSELILWRVDHIGPLSCTGGVSELARINSLHTSAFSNVAWLPTLVPSSVLGSYCNSASACFVASDGKNLRLYQAVVDARKLLDELSDPETSNLVGEVFNIVSQQSTARPGCIIELDVITNQCGSNTQLLHVFQEDFILGYKPQEDPTEHTPAFPCAEDYHPPPFSEKFFLVVIEKDLNRNSVLQMWHLHLKSVQACVDEPSPDYSFQSQLMVPQQAMNPDSSPETSPMTALPRSASTANLLTASKLILSSKLVYSKRLDLPHGVEVTRATPSAGHLSSSSIYPVCLAPYLIVTTCSDSRVRFWHCTVEGSGEAERGARAYRWAPWALLNDEEDSNSAVSVAGRPVAVACSYTGRLAVAFKQTRQVQPMGSGGDFSMHVSIYECESTGGSEWVLEQTIHLDDFTRLSSTLDPRVSVDSNLFIYSRSDLYMSRDHNSPNIKHYVHLDWLSKEDGSHILTVGVGSNILMYGRISGMVNEQAASKDGVAVITLPLGGSIKQGIRSRWILLRTVDLASSVDGTPSLPVSLSWVRDGILVVGMDCEMHVYAQWRQDRKPRDAGAGDGSLSSADNLAGLAAAAGPEGRSRSKSVFESSTVVDEALRAPAGLQEGGLFEAAHSLSPTLPQYHPTQLLELMDLGKVRRAKAILSHLVKCIAGEVAVVRDVEAGEGGARRHLSRTISVTGSTAKDTIVAGRDGGRDYTEINSVPPLPLYSLLSADLDTSYKGGEEAGKAPEGEGAQKSGEDQYTDLFQVQAVTTDDFVSFATEKPEKKSRVINLSQYGPTYFGPEHAQVLSSHLMHSSLPGLTRLEQMFLVALADTVATTSAEVTSSANQQYTGGEALDECGLRYLLAMRLHTCLLTSLPPLYRMQLLHQGLSTCHFAWAFHSEAEEEMLNMIPAMQRGNPQWSELRAVGVGWWIRNINTLRKMVEKVGKAAFQRNNDPLDAALFYLAMKKKAVLWGLFRSQHDEKMTKFFKNNFTEDRWRKAALKNAFSLLGKQRFEQSAAFFLLAGSLKDAIEVLLEKMDDLQLAMIVARLYEADFESSSTCQGLLYEKVLGCDRDGGGYHCSRLHPDPFLRSIAFWIMKDYTRALDTLLERIPKEEEENQDVMVKSCNPVVFSFYNYLRTHPLIIRRHFAAPEGVAATVEKSSVDEINLIERKLFFTTANAHFKVGCPVLALEVLSKIPKVTKKSGSAPLSDGSSVANVSSSQPVENGTQAAMMDWAAPSAPAPAWGAGDSAGGLDWSQPLVQIEDDGLQLDWGKEKDEDEDDDDDDEDGGLTMKKPEAETKAEPISQTLKEESQGESEVDVIAEQLKFRACLKILMTELRTLATGYEVDGGKLRFQLYNWLEKEIGAMHKICNYKVEGKEERPEPDQWERSASLDLPDDAPDGTEAGAYERLQTERRRLQAKQHHSERRKAWLRKNQALLRVFLSYCSLHGAKGGGVTSVRMELIFLLQESQQETTVKQLQSPLPLPTTLPLLSASIAPTKTVIANPVLHLSNHIHDILHTITHMDTPPHPSAGDDRVIALHTLAASLSACIYQALCDSHSYSQAEANQFTGMVYQGLLLSERRRLRTESIEEHLTPSSLPAQWPGVSSLIALVASAREQDQPQLNVLLCEAVVAVYLALLIHGLGTHNGNELFRLAAHPLNNRMWAAVFGGGAKILIRPKRLEAPPVPEEFQAAGPEEPQETGGPEQSGPGLTPAVALPPQRPPPPRPRGPGPSAGEAASKASSVPAPAPQVEDGDRQRRRFNMRMLVPGRPVKETPATPPPVPVERPTYREKFIPPELSMWDFFVAKPFLPLADSGALYDSDESAAEDDDDDDDAFLSDTQMTEHSDPNSYSWSLIRLVMVKLSLHNVKNLLPLTGLDFTDLPVTSPLCNAMLKTLENWEQLLLERMNKFEGPPPNYINTFPTDLSAAGGPAILRHKAMLEPDNTPFKTKNTSSFPVRRLWHFLVKQEVLQETLIRYIFTKKRRQCECVENHLDHLSKKCLAGASSPHKVEADLGYPGGKAKIIHKESDIIMAFAINKANSNEIVLASTHDVQEVDVSTLVAAQPFTWIGEDFDKESRSSDDVDYRSSHTNIAQASSSPFAPQQIAVSASMPWLGSGQTSMGASVIMKRNLNNVKRMTSHPIYQYYMTGAQDGSVRMFEWNRPQQLICFRQAGNARVTRLYFNSQGNKCGVADGEGYLSLWQVNQTSSNPKPYLSWQCHTKACGDFAFITSSSLIATAGQSNDNKNVCLWDTLVSPSNSMVHAFPCHENGATVLQYASKHQLLITGGRKGFVCVFDIRQRQLLHTFQAHDSAIKALALDASEDFFVTGSAEGNMKVWKMAGHGLMHSFSTEHAKQSIFRNIGAGVMQVETRPSNRIFTCGADGTLKMRVLPDRYNLPGSIYDGL from the exons GCTTACGGCTCGGGCTGTGACATTGTCATCTTGGCCAGTGATTTTGAGTGTGTGCAGATAATCCCGGGGGCCCAACATGGAAACATACAGGTGGGCTGTGTGGAGTGCTCCCACCAGCTTGGCCGG atTGCCGCCTCTTACGGGAACACGGTCTGCATCTTTGAACCTATTGCTACCAACCCAAACAAACACCACAAG CAACTAAACTATCAGTGGCAAAAGACAGGACAGTTCCTCCTAGATGCTATCACCTACAACCTTGCCTGGGACCCTCAAG GGAACCGCATCCTGGCAGCCGCGGAGCGTCTGCAGCTGTGGGCGCCGCCCCTGGCAGACGCCTTgatcgaggaggaggacggacaGACCACCGACGATAAGGTCCACCCTGTCCTCAATGACTGGAAGTGTATCTGGCAGTGCAA GACTGCTGCTTCCGTGCACATCGCCAAGTGGTCCCCTGATGGAGAGTACTTTGCAACCGTGGGCAAG GATGACTGCCTGCTCAAGGTGTGGTACGCCTCCACGGGCTGGCGCTCGGCGGTGGTGGCCCAGGACCCGCCCGACAAGAAGGGTCCGTCCGTTCACTTCTCCTTCGTCTACCTGGCCCACCCCCGCTCCGTCACCGGCATGTCCTGGAGGAAGACCAGCAAGTATATGCCTAA GGGATCGGTGTGCAACGTGTTGCTGTCTTCCTGTGAGGATGGCGTGTGCCGGCTGTGGTCAGAGACCCTCCTGCCAGAGGACACACTGCTGGGGGGGCAGATCTCTGAAAACACGCACACCTTCAGCTCCACCCTGCCTGGCAACAAGGACAAGATCCAGCATGCACTGGAG TCAATCCACCACCTGAAGCATTTGCGTCGGGGGCGGCGGAGGTCCTCCGCTCTTGTGGCGCACACGGAGCTCCCCTCCCAGATGGGCGcaccggacacgcacacacaccgacacatcgCCCACCACGCCAACGCCTTGTGTCACTTCCACATCTCGGCCAGTATTAATCCCAACACAG ACCTTCCGGCGGTGCTGGCCGACGCGGCGGTCTTCAACCCGGACGACGGCAGCGGCAGCGGGGGCTTTGTGGTCCACTGGCTCAACAACAAAGACCTgagcttcacctcctccacggACCTCTTCATGCTGCAGCTGCGCAAGCTCTCAGAGCAGCAGCTGGAGCAGACCACCGACGACCCGCTAGACGCGCCCGACGGCTCTCCCTTGAAGTTTGACTTTG ACCTGGACGACATGTCGGACAAGGCGTCCTCGGAGCAAGGCGAGGAGGGGGAGCTGGGCGAGCAGGGCAGCAACAAAGCCTCGTCCCCGGGCTCGGGCTCCAGCATGCCCCTGCCCTCCATGCTGctggagaggaagatggagacgCTGACCCTGGAGTGGAACCGGAGCCCCGACATGCTGTTCACCATCCACCCGTCGGACGGCTCCTTCCTGGTGTGGCACGTCAAGTACCTGGACGAGTTCATCCAGGGCATCTTCCGACAGGTTCAG GTGTCCTTCTCCTCGCGTATCCCGGTAGCCTTCCCTACGGGAGACGCCAACTCGCTAAGTAAGAACATCCTGATGTACTCCTGCACCCTTCCCGAGGGGGACTGCATCAGCCTGGGAGACCCAGGGAGGAGGCCCCGGCACATCTCCCACTCAGCCTCGGCTGCCCTGGACTCCGCCACCCTGGACCCCTTCCTGGCCCCTGGTCCTGGGATTGGCCCCGCCGTCATGATGGTCTCCAAACACGTTGATGGATCTCTAAACCAA TGGGGCGTGACCTTCGCCGAGCGCTCGGCCTTCTCCAACGTCCTGACCGTGTCGCACAAGTTCCGCTACTGTGGCCACCGCTTCCACCTGAACGACCAGGCGTGCCACACggtgctgccgctgctgctgacCTCCTCGCACCACAACGCCCTGctcacccctccctctgcccccagCAGCCTGGAGGGGGAGCAGCCGCTAGCCCTGCCCCTGCCCAAGGGCCGCTCCAG GACGCAGCTTCGCAACGCGGCCACGAGGACTTTCCACGACCCCAACGCCATCTACAGCGAGCTCATCCTCTGGAGGGTGGACCACATCGGGCCCCTGTCCTGCACAGGAGGCGTCTCGGAGCTGGCGCGCATCAACTCCCTGCACACCTCAGCCTTCAGCAACGTGGCCTGGCTGCCCACACTAGTGCCCAGCTCTGTGCTCG GAAGCTACTGTAACAGTGCCAGCGCCTGCTTTGTGGCATCAGATGGCAAAAACCTCCGTCTCTACCAGGCTGTGGTGGATGCCCGGAAACTACTGGATGAGCTCTCAGACCCTGAAACATCT AACCTTGTGGGGGAAGTGTTTAACATCGTGAGTCAGCAGTCCACTGCCAGGCCCGGCTGTATAATAGAGCTGGACGTCATCACCAACCAG TGTGGCTCCAACACCCAGCTGCTACACGTGTTCCAGGAGGACTTCATCCTGGGTTACAAGCCACAGGAAGACCCGACGGAGCACACGCCTGCCTTCCCCTGTGCTGAGG ACTACCACCCTCCACCATTTTCTGAGAAGTTCTTCCTGGTGGTGATCGAGAAGGATCTCAACAGAAACTCTGTCCTCCAGATGTGGCACCTGCACCTCAAGTCTGTCCAGGCCTGCGTGG ATGAGCCCAGTCCAGACTACAGCTTCCAGAGCCAGCTGATGGTCCCCCAACAGGCCATGAATCCAGACTCCTCCCCAGAGACCTCCCCCATGACCGCCCTGCCCCGCTCGGCCTCCACGGCCAACCTGCTGACAGCCAGCAAGCTGATCCTCAGCTCCAAGCTGGTCTACAGCAAGAGGCTGGACCTGCCTCACGGCGTGGAGGTGACCCGGGCCACGCCCTCTGCTG GCCACCtgagctcctcctccatctaccCGGTGTGCCTGGCCCCCTACCTGATCGTCACCACCTGCTCCGACTCCCGCGTGCGCTTCTGGCACTGCACGGTGGAGGGCTCCGGGGAGGCCGAGCGGGGCGCGCGGGCCTACCGCTGGGCGCCATGGGCCCTGCTCAACGACGAGGAGGACAGCAACAGCGCCGTGAGCGTGGCGGGACGTCCCGTGGCCGTGGCCTGCTCCTACACGGGCCGGCTGGCCGTGGCCTTCAAGCAGACGCGGCAGgtgcag CCCATGGGATCTGGCGGTGACTTCTCCATGCACGTGTCTATCTACGAGTGTGAGTCGACCGGGGGGTCGGAGTGGGTGCTGGAGCAGACCATCCACCTGGACGACTTCACCCGGCTGTCCTCCACCCTGGACCCCAGGGTCAGCGTGGACTCCAACCTCTTCATCTACAGCCg GTCGGACCTATACATGAGCAGGGACCACAACTCGCCCAACATCAAGCACTACGTCCACCTGGACTGGCTGTCCAAGGAGGACGGCTCCCACATCCTGACGGTTGGGGTGGGCTCCAACATCCTCATGTACGGCCGCATCTCGGGCATGGTCAACGAGCAGGCGGCCAGCAAGGACGGCGTGGCGGTCATCACCCTGCCCCTAGGGGGCAGCATCAAGCAGGGCATCCGCTCGCGCTGGATCCTGCTCCGCACCGTGGACCTGGCGTCGTCGGTGGACGGCACGCCCTCCCTGCCCGTGTCTCTGTCCTGGGTGAGGGACGGCATCCTGGTGGTGGGCATGGACTGCGAGATGCACGTGTACGCCCAGTGGCGCCAGGACCGCAAGCCCCGGGACGCGGGGGCCGGCGACGGCAGCCTGTCGTCCGCCGACAACCTCGCCggcctcgccgccgccgccgggccggAGGGCAGGTCCCGGTCCAAGAGCGTGTTCGAGAGCAGCACGGTGGTGGACGAGGCCCTGCGCGCCCCCGCCGGCCTGCAGGAGGGCGGCCTGTTCGAGGCGGCCCACTCGCTGTCCCCCACGCTGCCGCAGTACCACCCCACTCAGCTGCTGGAGCTCATGGACCTGGGGAAGGTCCGCCGCGCCAAG GCCATTCTTTCGCACCTGGTGAAGTGCATTGCCGGGGAGGTTGCCGTGGTGCGGGACGtggaggcgggggagggcggggcccgGAGGCACCTGTCCAGGACCATCAGCGTCACGGGCAGCACGGCCAAGGACACCATTGTGGCGGGGCGCGACGGGGGCAGGGACTACACGGAGATCAACTCGGTGCCCCCGCTGCCCCTCTACTCCCTGCTGTCGGCCGACCTGGACACCTCCTacaagggaggggaggaggcgggcAAGGCGCCAGAAGGGGAGGGGGCGCAGAAGAGCGGGGAGGACCAGTATACAGACCTCTTTCAg GTGCAGGCAGTGACCACTGATGACTTTGTGAGCTTTGCGACTGAGAAACCGGAGAAGAAGTCACGGGTCATTAATCTCTCTCAGTATGGCCCTACATACTTTGGGCCTGAACACGCACAG gtgttATCAAGCCACCTCATGCACTCCAGTCTCCCTGGCCTCACCAGACTGGAGCAAATGTTTCTGGTGGCGCTGGCTGATACAGTGGCAACAACCAGCGCTGAGGTCACCAGCTCTGCTAACCAACAGTACACCG GGGGCGAGGCCCTGGACGAGTGCGGCCTCCGCTACCTGCTGGCCATGCGTCTGCACACCTGCCTGCTGACCTCCCTGCCCCCGCTCTACCGCATGCAGCTGCTCCACCAGG GCCTGTCCACGTGCCACTTTGCCTGGGCCTTCCActcggaggcggaggaggagatgcTGAACATGATCCCAGCCATGCAGCGTGGAAACCCTCAGTGGTCGGAGCTCCGGGCCGTGGGCGTGGGGTGGTGGATACGCAACATCAACACGCTGCGCAAGATGGTGGAAAAG GTGGGTAAAGCCGCCTTCCAGAGAAACAATGACCCATTGGATGCTGCTCTGTTCTATCTGGCCATGAAGAAGAAAGCTGTCCTCTGGGGCTTGTTCAG gtCGCAGCACGACGAGAAGATGACTAAGTTTTTCAAGAATAACTTCACGGAGGACCGCTGGAGGAAGGCAGCCCTGAAGAACGCCTTCTCTCTGCTGGGCAAGCAGCGCTTTGAGCAGTCTGCTGCCTTCTTCCTCCTGGCTGGTTCCCTCAAAGACGcaatagag GTGCTGCTGGAGAAGATGGATGACCTGCAGCTGGCCATGATCGTGGCCCGGCTGTACGAGGCCGACTTCGAGAGCTCCTCCACCTGCCAGGGCCTGCTCTACGAGAAGGTGCTGGGATGCGACCGCGACGGCGGCGGCTACCACTGCTCCCGGCTGCACCCGGACCCCTTCCTGCGCAGCATCGCCTTCTGGATCATGAAGGACTACACGCGGGCCCTTGACACGCTTCTCGAGCGCATAcccaaagaggaggaggagaatcaAG ACGTGATGGTGAAGTCGTGCAACCCAGTGGTGTTCAGCTTCTACAACTACCTCAGGACACACCCGCTCATCATCCGCCGCCACTTCGCCGCCCCCGAGGGCGTGGCCGCAACCGTGGAGAAGAGCAGCGTGGACGAGATCAACCTCATCGAGCGCAAACTCTTCTTCACCACGGCCAACGCACACTTCAAG GTCGGGTGTCCTGTCCTTGCCCTGGAGGTTCTGTCCAAGATTCCCAAGGTGACCAAGAAGTCTGGCTCCGCGCCCCTCAGCGACGGCTCCTCCGTGGCCAATGTGAGCTCCAGCCAGCCTGTAGAGAACGGCACCCAGGCAGCGATGATGGACTGGGCCGCCCCAAGCGCCCCCGCCCCAGCCTGGGGAGCGGGGGACAGCGCAGGCGGCCTGGACTGGAGCCAACCTCTGGTCCAGATCGAGGATGACGGCCTGCAGCTGGACTGGGGCAAGGAaaaggatgaggatgaagatgatgatgatgatgacgaggaCGGAGGACTCACCATGAAGAAGCCAGAGGCAGAGACCAAGGCGGAGCCTATCTCTCAGACGCTGAAGGAGGAGTCCCAG GGGGAGTCCGAGGTGGACGTGATCGCGGAGCAGCTGAAGTTCCGAGCCTGCCTGAAGATCCTGATGACGGAGCTGCGCACGCTGGCCACGGGCTACGAGGTGGACGGAGGCAAGCTCCGCTTCCAGCTCTACAACTGGCTGGAGAAGGAGATCGGCGCCATGCACAAGATCTGCAACTACAAG gtggaggggaaggaggagaggccgGAGCCAGACCAATGGGAGCGCAGCGCGTCCCTGGACCTCCCGGACGACGCCCCCGACGGCACGGAGGCGGGCGCCTATGAGCGTCTACAGACGGAGCGGCGGCGGCTGCAGGCCAAGCAGCATCACTCGGAGCGCCGCAAGGCCTGGCTGAGGAAGAACCAGGCGCTGCTCCGCGTCTTCCTCTCCTACTGCAGCCTGCACGGGGCCAAGGGCGGGGGCGTCACCTCCGTACGCATGGAGCTCATCTTCCTGCTGCAGGAGAGCCAGCAG GAGACAACGGTGAAGCAGCTGCAGTCCCCGCTGCCTCTGCCCACCACGCTGCCCCTGCTTTCGGCCAGCATCGCCCCCACCAAGACGGTCATCGCCAACCCCGTGCTCCACCTCAGCAACCACATCCACGACATCCTCCACACCATCACCCACATGGACACCCCGCCACACCCCAGCGCCGGGGACGACCGG GTGATTGCTCTGCACACGCTGGCAGCATCTCTGTCTGCATGCATCTACCAAGCCCTCTGTGACAGCCACAGTTACAg CCAGGCTGAGGCCAACCAGTTCACCGGCATGGTGTACCAGGGCCTACTGCTCAGTGAGCGAAGGAGACTCCGTACAGAGAGCATCGAGGAGCACCTCACCCCCAGCTCTCTCCCCGCACAGTGGCCAG GCGTGTCCTCCCTGATCGCGCTGGTGGCGTCGGCCAGGGAGCAGGACCAGCCCCAGCTCAACGTGCTGCTGTGCGAGGCGGTGGTGGCCGTGTACCTGGCCCTGCTCATCCACGGCCTGGGCACCCACAACGGCAACGAGCTCTTCCGCCTCGCCGCACACCCGCTCAACAACCGCATGTGGGCCGCCGTCttcgggggcggggccaaaaTCCTCATCAGGCCAAAGAGGCTCGAGGCGCCACCAG TGCCGGAAGAGTTTCAGGCGGCGGGGCCAGAGGAGCCTCAGGAGACAGGAGGGCCCGAGCAGAGTGGCCCCGGCCTAACCCCTGCTGTCGCCCTGCCCCCTCAgcggcccccgccccccagacCAAGGGGGCCGGGGCCGAGCGCTGGGGAGGCAGCCTCCAAGGCCAGCT cggtgccggccccggccccccaggtggaggacggggacagacagaggCGCAGGTTCAACATGCGGATGCTGGTGCCGGGACGTCCCGTCAAGGAGACGCCGGCCACCCCGCCCCCGGTGCCCGTGGAGAGGCCCACCTACAGGGAGAAGTTCATCCCTCCCGAGCTCAGCATGTGGGACTTCTTCGTGGCCAAG CCATTCCTGCCTCTGGCGGACAGCGGCGCTTTGTACGACTCGGACGAGAGCGCGGCAGAggacgacgatgacgatgatgacgccTTCCTCTcggacacacagatgaccgaaCACTCGGACCCCAACTCCTATAG CTGGTCTCTGATTCGTCTGGTCATGGTCAAACTGTCGCTGCATAACGTCAAGAACCTCCTCCCACTCACCGGCCTTGACTTCACAG ATCTGCCCGTGACATCCCCTCTCTGCAACGCCATGCTCAAGACGTTGGAGAACTgggagcagctgctgctggagaggATGAACAAGTTTGAGGGCCCCCCTCCAAACTACATCAACACCTTCCCCactgacctcagtgctgcaggGGGGCCCGCCATCCTCCGACACAAGGCCATGCTGGAGCCAGATAACACTCCCTTCAA AACTAAGAATACTTCGTCCTTCCCGGTCCGGCGCCTCTGGCACTTCCTGGTGAAACAGGAAGTCCTCCAGGAGACTTTGATTCGTTATATCTTCACCAAGAAGAGGAGGCAGTGTGAG TGTGTAGAAAACCACTTGGACCATCTAAGCAAAAAGTGCCTTGCAGGAGCTAGCAGTCCTCATAAG GTGGAGGCTGATCTGGGCTACCCAGGGGGCAAAGCTAAAATCATCCACAAGGAGTCCGATATCATCATGGCCTTTGCCATCAACAAG GCCAACTCCAACGAGATCGTGCTGGCGTCCACGCATGACGTCCAGGAGGTGGATGTGTCCACGCTGGTGGCTGCCCAGCCATTCACCTGGATAGGAGAGGACTTTGACAAAGAGTCCCGCAG CTCCGACGATGTGGACTACCGCTCGTCTCACACCAACATCGCCCAGGCCAGCAGCTCCCCCTTTGCCCCCCAACAGATTGCCGTGTCCGCCTCCATGCCCTGGCTGGGCAGCGGGCAGACCAGCATGGGGGCCAGCGTG ATCATGAAGAGGAACTTGAACAACGTGAAACGAATGACATCACACCCCATTTATCAGTATT acatgACGGGCGCTCAGGACGGCAGCGTGAGGATGTTTGAGTGGAACAGACCCCAGCAGCTCATTTGCTTCAGGCAGGCGGGCAACGCCAGGGTCACCCGCCTCTACTTCAACTCCCAGGGCAACAAG TGTGGCGTCGCAGACGGAGAGGGCTACCTCAGTCTCTGGCAAGTCAACCAGACTTCCTCCAACCCCAAGCCCTACCTG AGTTGGCAGTGCCACACGAAGGCCTGCGGTGACTTtgccttcatcacctcctcaAGCCTCATCGCCACGGCCGGCCAGTCCAACGACAACAA GAACGTGTGCCTGTGGGACACTCTGGTTTCTCCCAGCAACTCCATGGTCCACG CCTTCCCGTGCCACGAGAACGGCGCCACGGTGCTGCAGTACGCGTCCAAGCACCAGCTGCTGATCACGGGCGGTCGCAAgggctttgtgtgcgtgttcgacATCCGCCAGCGGCAGCTGCTGCACACCTTCCAGGCGCACGACTCGGCCATCaaggccctggccctggacgcCTCCGAGGACTTTTTCGTCACCGGCTCCGCCGAGGGCAACatgaag GTTTGGAAGATGGCGGGCCACGGGCTCATGCACTCCTTCAGCACCGAGCACGCCAAGCAGTCCATCTTCCGCAACATCGGCGCCGGGGTCATGCAGGTGGAGACGCGGCCGAGCAACCGCATCTTCACCTGCGGCGCCGACGGCACGCTGAAGATGCGCGTGCTGCCCGACCGCTACAACCTCCCCGGCAGCATCTACGACGGCCTGTAG